Proteins encoded together in one Sulfitobacter pontiacus window:
- the nusA gene encoding transcription termination factor NusA, whose amino-acid sequence MAITSANQLELLQTAEAVAREKMIDPNLVVEAMEESLARAAKSRYGAEMDIRVSIDRKTGRATFTRVRTVVADDELENYQAEFTVEQAKQYMANPEVGQEFSEEVPPVEMGRIAAQSAKQVILQKVREAERDRQYEEFKDRAGTIINGLVKREEYGNVIVDVGAGEAILRRNEKIGRESYRPNDRIRVYIKDVRREQRGPQIFLSRTAPEFMAELFKMEVPEIYDGIIEIKAVARDPGSRAKIAVISYDGSIDPVGACVGMRGSRVQAVVNELQGEKIDIIPWNEDQPTFLVNALQPAEVSKVVLDEEAGKIEVVVPEEQLSLAIGRRGQNVRLASQLTGLDIDIMTEEQESQRRQAEFELRTKLFMDNLDLDEFFAQLLVSEGFTNLEEVAYVEVDELLVIDGVDEDTASELQARARDVIEAQNKAALDAARALGVDDTLIEFDGLTPQMIEALAKDDVKTLEDFATCADWELAGGWTTVNGERTKDEGTLEPFDLSLEDAQKLIMTARVLLGWVDPAELEADDVDEEFDADIETDEEAEA is encoded by the coding sequence ATGGCCATTACATCTGCCAACCAGCTGGAACTGCTGCAAACCGCCGAGGCTGTGGCCCGCGAAAAGATGATCGACCCCAATCTCGTGGTTGAAGCGATGGAAGAATCGCTCGCTCGGGCGGCGAAGTCGCGCTACGGCGCTGAGATGGACATTCGCGTTTCCATCGACCGCAAGACCGGTCGCGCGACCTTTACCCGTGTGCGTACGGTTGTGGCCGATGACGAGCTTGAGAACTATCAGGCGGAGTTCACGGTAGAGCAGGCCAAGCAGTATATGGCCAACCCCGAAGTCGGTCAGGAATTCAGCGAAGAAGTCCCACCGGTTGAAATGGGCCGTATCGCCGCACAATCCGCCAAGCAGGTGATCTTGCAGAAGGTCCGCGAAGCCGAGCGTGACCGCCAGTACGAAGAATTCAAGGACCGCGCCGGCACGATCATCAACGGTCTGGTCAAGCGCGAGGAATATGGCAACGTTATCGTCGATGTGGGCGCTGGCGAAGCGATCCTGCGTCGCAACGAGAAAATCGGCCGCGAAAGCTATCGCCCGAACGACCGTATCCGCGTGTACATCAAGGATGTGCGCCGCGAACAGCGTGGCCCGCAGATCTTCCTGAGTCGCACAGCGCCCGAGTTCATGGCCGAGCTGTTCAAGATGGAAGTGCCTGAAATCTATGACGGCATCATCGAGATCAAAGCCGTTGCCCGTGACCCCGGTTCGCGCGCGAAAATCGCTGTCATCTCTTATGATGGCTCCATCGACCCTGTGGGGGCCTGCGTTGGTATGCGCGGCAGCCGCGTTCAGGCCGTTGTGAACGAGCTTCAGGGCGAAAAGATCGATATTATCCCGTGGAACGAAGACCAGCCGACGTTCCTTGTGAACGCGCTTCAACCTGCTGAAGTCTCCAAGGTTGTTCTGGACGAGGAAGCCGGCAAGATCGAAGTCGTCGTTCCCGAAGAACAACTGTCGTTGGCGATTGGCCGTCGTGGTCAGAACGTGCGTCTGGCATCGCAGCTGACCGGTCTGGACATCGACATCATGACCGAAGAGCAAGAGAGCCAGCGCCGTCAGGCCGAGTTCGAACTGCGCACCAAGCTGTTCATGGACAATCTGGATCTGGACGAATTCTTTGCCCAGCTTCTGGTCTCCGAAGGGTTCACCAACCTCGAAGAAGTCGCCTATGTCGAAGTGGACGAGCTGCTGGTCATCGACGGTGTTGACGAAGACACCGCAAGCGAACTGCAAGCCCGCGCCCGTGACGTGATCGAAGCGCAGAACAAAGCGGCGCTTGATGCGGCGCGCGCCTTGGGTGTGGACGACACGCTTATTGAATTCGACGGTCTGACACCCCAAATGATTGAGGCACTGGCCAAAGACGACGTTAAAACGCTCGAAGATTTCGCGACTTGCGCGGATTGGGAGCTGGCCGGCGGCTGGACTACCGTGAATGGCGAACGCACCAAGGATGAAGGGACACTTGAACCTTTCGATCTGTCGCTGGAAGATGCGCAAAAGCTGATCATGACCGCGCGCGTCCTGCTGGGCTGGGTCGATCCTGCCGAGCTTGAAGCGGATGATGTCGACGAAGAGTTCGATGCCGACATCGAGACGGACGAGGAGGCCGAGGCCTGA